A stretch of Paenibacillus mucilaginosus 3016 DNA encodes these proteins:
- a CDS encoding cytochrome C oxidase subunit IV family protein codes for MSSQHHTSAPTERHRLEGPRNHYLSYLISIILTMIAFAVVLYGGLDRSFIIFFIVGIGVVQVIFQLAYWMHMKDRGHMFPIVGLAFGTFVALSAVAAAVYWVWW; via the coding sequence ATGAGCAGCCAACACCACACGTCAGCACCAACGGAGCGTCACCGCCTGGAAGGGCCAAGAAATCACTACTTGTCGTATCTGATTTCGATCATCCTTACGATGATCGCCTTCGCGGTCGTTCTGTATGGAGGCCTGGATCGTTCGTTTATCATCTTTTTCATCGTCGGTATCGGTGTAGTTCAAGTCATTTTCCAACTCGCGTACTGGATGCATATGAAGGACCGGGGCCATATGTTCCCGATTGTAGGATTGGCTTTCGGAACCTTCGTCGCATTATCGGCAGTAGCCGCTGCAGTATACTGGGTTTGGTGGTAA
- a CDS encoding cytochrome c oxidase assembly protein, with protein MPANVSHAGHGAESTFAALWSPGLLLLLTVVGILYTLAVGRWRKEIPDSEPVPLKQRIWFWTALVLWYAAEGSPLSYYGHHYYFSVHMFQQSILYLIMPPILLLGLPAWLLRAAIRTERVKRIVWWLTSPVFALFFFNFIFSMYHIPMVMDWLMARPAALSAYKAIFLFSAFQLWFPVFCPLPEYSRMSELKKMGYIFLNGVLLTPACALIIFAGKPMYEMYAAVPPELLYLPMVDDQQLGGVIMKIVQEIVYGWALWYTFIRWYRRERKQDEEEEFRESSYLTSSTMNRA; from the coding sequence ATGCCGGCTAATGTTTCCCATGCAGGGCACGGTGCCGAGTCAACGTTCGCCGCTTTGTGGAGTCCCGGACTCCTGCTGCTGTTAACGGTCGTCGGGATTCTTTATACGCTGGCGGTGGGCCGTTGGCGCAAAGAGATTCCGGACAGCGAGCCGGTCCCTCTCAAGCAGCGGATCTGGTTCTGGACCGCACTGGTACTCTGGTACGCGGCTGAGGGGAGCCCGCTTTCCTATTACGGGCACCATTACTACTTCAGCGTTCATATGTTCCAGCAGTCGATTCTATATCTGATCATGCCGCCGATTCTTTTGCTCGGACTCCCGGCATGGCTGCTGCGAGCCGCCATTCGAACGGAGAGGGTCAAACGGATCGTATGGTGGTTGACGTCGCCTGTATTCGCTCTGTTTTTCTTTAACTTCATCTTCTCGATGTACCATATTCCGATGGTCATGGATTGGCTGATGGCCAGACCTGCAGCTTTGTCTGCGTATAAGGCGATCTTCCTTTTCTCCGCTTTCCAGTTATGGTTCCCTGTATTCTGTCCGCTTCCCGAATACAGCCGGATGTCCGAGCTGAAGAAGATGGGGTACATCTTCCTTAATGGTGTTCTTCTAACACCGGCTTGCGCCTTGATTATCTTTGCAGGCAAGCCGATGTACGAGATGTATGCTGCCGTACCGCCTGAACTGCTCTATCTGCCTATGGTCGATGACCAGCAGCTTGGAGGGGTTATCATGAAGATTGTACAGGAGATCGTGTACGGCTGGGCCCTGTGGTATACGTTCATCCGCTGGTACCGGAGGGAACGCAAACAGGACGAAGAGGAAGAGTTTCGGGAATCGTCCTATCTGACTTCAAGCACGATGAACCGTGCATAA
- a CDS encoding DUF420 domain-containing protein → MNVPILPTISTLFIVISAIFVGFGWYQIMRGNRQTHEKLMLWGAFFALAFFLVYASRTIFSGNTSFGGPEELKLAYHLFLFFHILLATAAAVFGIITLLHAFNKRFAKHKKLGRWTAVIWLLTAPTGVVVYVLLYVLYPGGATKPMIDAILGT, encoded by the coding sequence GTGAATGTACCTATACTGCCGACGATCTCTACGTTATTCATCGTGATCAGTGCCATCTTTGTCGGCTTCGGATGGTATCAAATTATGCGGGGGAACCGCCAAACCCACGAGAAGCTGATGCTGTGGGGAGCTTTCTTTGCTCTTGCCTTCTTCCTCGTTTACGCAAGCCGTACGATCTTCTCCGGCAATACCTCCTTTGGAGGGCCGGAAGAGCTGAAGCTGGCCTATCACTTGTTTTTGTTTTTTCATATCCTGCTGGCTACGGCGGCAGCTGTGTTCGGGATTATTACGCTGCTGCATGCCTTCAACAAGCGGTTTGCCAAGCACAAGAAGCTCGGCCGCTGGACGGCTGTAATCTGGCTGCTGACCGCCCCAACAGGGGTGGTCGTGTATGTGCTGCTCTATGTACTGTATCCGGGCGGCGCAACCAAACCGATGATTGATGCCATACTGGGGACCTAG
- a CDS encoding class I SAM-dependent methyltransferase: MPDHEHIYRMKAHLYHRLIAAQPDLSNIMEELYPGGDLDILDLGAGSGRLTLSLLPRARSLSASDLSPAMLEELVRNVPLSCHSRLMTIAADHRNLPLPDHSFDLIVSGWSLCYLAGSDEPEWEANLKQMMSEIDRLLRPGGTVILFETMGTGYTAPQPPPFLLEYYNQLERQYEFGHRWIRTDYTFRSPQEAEELTRFFFGDALADEVRQKGLPIVPECAGVWWKRKSKESGKVHPA; this comes from the coding sequence ATGCCGGATCATGAACACATTTACCGAATGAAAGCCCATCTATATCATCGTCTGATTGCCGCTCAGCCGGATCTCTCGAACATCATGGAGGAACTCTACCCAGGCGGTGACCTCGATATTCTGGATCTGGGCGCCGGCAGCGGACGTCTGACGTTGTCCCTCCTCCCCCGGGCCCGTTCGCTGTCAGCTTCGGATCTTTCCCCGGCTATGCTGGAGGAGTTGGTACGGAACGTTCCCTTGTCCTGCCATTCCCGTCTCATGACCATCGCGGCAGACCACCGGAATCTGCCTCTCCCGGATCACTCCTTCGACCTCATTGTCTCCGGATGGAGCCTCTGCTATTTGGCCGGCAGCGATGAGCCGGAGTGGGAGGCGAATCTGAAGCAGATGATGAGCGAGATTGACCGACTTCTGAGGCCGGGCGGTACCGTCATCCTCTTCGAAACGATGGGAACCGGGTATACAGCACCGCAGCCGCCGCCGTTCCTTCTTGAGTATTACAATCAATTGGAGCGGCAGTACGAGTTCGGTCACCGCTGGATTCGTACCGATTATACGTTCCGTTCCCCTCAGGAAGCGGAAGAATTGACGCGCTTTTTCTTCGGCGATGCCCTGGCGGATGAGGTACGACAGAAGGGACTGCCGATCGTGCCGGAGTGCGCTGGTGTATGGTGGAAAAGGAAGTCAAAGGAATCCGGAAAAGTGCATCCTGCCTGA
- a CDS encoding C40 family peptidase, translating into MKKQWTMMLLATTITLGSTTFIPEEAQAASAVIVSSVNLRSEPNTSAASYGYVSTGETVEILSKVNSYWYKVRTSSGKVGYISTSSRYVSTTSTVPVSTSTTASSSGTVTYSSTAVSKVIAAGKAYLGTPYEYGSDRSTTYTFDCSDFVRQAFKDALGVTLPSSSRTQGDYVKSIGKTSTNWHDLKPGDLMFFMSYKGGSASNYPSNKAGQTITHVGIYLGDGKILHTYSKDSGGVRIDSIAGRHWEHRFIFGGSALR; encoded by the coding sequence ATGAAAAAGCAATGGACCATGATGCTGCTTGCTACTACGATCACGCTCGGCTCGACCACGTTTATTCCGGAGGAAGCGCAAGCTGCCAGCGCCGTTATCGTTAGCAGTGTGAACCTTCGCAGTGAGCCGAACACCAGCGCGGCAAGCTACGGATATGTCAGCACCGGTGAGACGGTAGAGATTCTCAGCAAAGTGAACAGCTACTGGTACAAAGTCCGCACGTCTTCCGGGAAAGTAGGCTATATCTCTACAAGCAGCCGGTACGTAAGCACAACCAGTACGGTTCCTGTGAGCACGAGCACAACAGCTTCTTCTTCAGGCACTGTAACATACTCCAGCACAGCGGTAAGCAAAGTCATTGCGGCAGGTAAAGCCTACCTCGGCACACCGTATGAATATGGTTCGGACCGTTCCACCACGTACACCTTCGACTGCTCTGATTTTGTACGTCAAGCATTCAAGGATGCTCTCGGGGTCACCCTGCCAAGCAGCTCCCGTACCCAGGGAGACTACGTGAAGTCCATCGGCAAAACTTCTACGAACTGGCATGACCTGAAGCCTGGTGATCTCATGTTCTTCATGAGCTACAAGGGAGGCAGCGCTTCGAACTATCCGAGCAATAAAGCCGGCCAGACGATTACCCACGTGGGAATTTACCTTGGCGATGGCAAAATTCTTCACACGTACTCCAAAGATTCCGGCGGCGTTCGGATCGACTCCATCGCCGGCCGCCACTGGGAACACCGCTTTATCTTCGGCGGCAGCGCACTGCGCTAA
- a CDS encoding redoxin domain-containing protein — protein sequence MGESVQTALLLWVLVWKLSILLWEPQSILDDPVSLLYFNGGEKGVWLASIVSGLYILYAAERRQLDRILYSDSLLLALLGGYAAYAALILLLDPREFGSRLPSVIVVLAAAALWLRYRPGGTLQSPLRRAALLVTAFALVSTVTGHLADRTTGTDAVLAEVGVGLKTGQLAPDFELGTLGGESVKLSSYRGRTVIVNFWATWCPPCRTEMPHMQAYHAAQPEGGPLILAVNATSTEVSEPVVSSWSETWKLTFPVPLDKEGKVTELFGIHSYPTTYVIDKDGIIRYKQAGPMTFEMLEDAAAKAE from the coding sequence ATGGGAGAATCAGTCCAAACCGCACTGCTGTTGTGGGTGCTGGTCTGGAAGCTGAGCATCCTTCTGTGGGAGCCGCAGAGCATTCTGGACGATCCCGTCTCCCTCCTGTATTTCAACGGCGGAGAGAAGGGGGTGTGGCTGGCCTCGATCGTGTCGGGCTTGTACATCCTCTATGCAGCCGAACGAAGACAGCTTGACCGCATCCTGTATAGCGATTCGCTGCTCCTGGCTCTTTTGGGTGGGTATGCGGCGTATGCGGCGCTGATCCTGCTTCTGGATCCACGGGAGTTTGGCAGCCGCCTGCCGTCCGTCATCGTGGTCCTGGCCGCCGCAGCACTGTGGCTTCGGTACCGGCCGGGGGGCACGCTTCAGTCACCGCTCCGGCGTGCCGCGCTTCTTGTAACAGCCTTCGCGCTCGTCTCTACCGTCACCGGCCATTTAGCTGACCGCACGACAGGGACGGACGCTGTACTGGCCGAGGTTGGAGTCGGTTTAAAGACCGGGCAGCTTGCCCCGGATTTTGAACTCGGCACCCTGGGCGGCGAGAGCGTTAAGCTCTCAAGCTACCGCGGCCGTACGGTGATCGTGAACTTCTGGGCGACCTGGTGTCCGCCCTGCCGCACGGAGATGCCGCATATGCAGGCTTATCATGCGGCGCAGCCCGAAGGCGGTCCGCTGATTCTGGCGGTCAATGCGACCTCGACGGAGGTCAGCGAACCTGTGGTGTCGAGCTGGAGTGAGACATGGAAGCTCACATTCCCGGTCCCCCTCGATAAGGAGGGTAAAGTGACGGAATTATTCGGTATTCATTCTTATCCGACTACCTACGTTATCGACAAGGACGGAATCATCCGCTACAAACAGGCCGGGCCGATGACTTTCGAGATGCTCGAGGATGCGGCGGCCAAGGCAGAGTGA
- a CDS encoding NAD-dependent malic enzyme produces MAQTSIILRIELDHNHITFGDVAATIGKAGGDITSIDVIRPGKDSSVRDITVDIAESAEAAVVEALKSHVGIKLINVSDRTFLAHLGGKINIQPTLPIKNRDDLSRVYTPGVARVCTSIHEDPKKAYSLTIKRNTVAVVTDGTAVLGLGDIGPHAAAPVMEGKAMLFKQLAGVDAFPICLDTKDTEEIIRTVKSISPIFGGINLEDISSPRCFEIETRLAEELDIPVFHDDQHGTAVVVVAGLLNALKVVGKKIDSVRIVVNGIGAAGVSICKMLLAAGVTRLVPVDREGAIVRGGSYEHPMWQWLAEQPQVEAEKGTLKEVLRDADVFIGVSRGGLLNADDIQTMAPDRIVFAMANPVPEIDPEEALPHVRVLGTGRSDYPNQINNVLVFPGIFRGALDCRARRINEPMKLAAARAIASVVTESELNEHYIIPSIFNEQVVSKVRRAVIEAAILTGTARRTPKDFR; encoded by the coding sequence GTGGCACAGACGAGTATTATCTTGCGTATTGAGTTGGATCATAACCACATCACGTTCGGGGACGTCGCTGCAACGATCGGCAAAGCGGGAGGGGACATTACGTCCATTGACGTCATTCGCCCAGGCAAAGATTCATCCGTCCGTGACATTACGGTGGATATTGCGGAGTCGGCGGAAGCGGCCGTAGTCGAGGCGCTGAAGTCGCACGTGGGGATCAAGCTCATCAACGTGTCGGACCGTACATTCCTCGCTCACTTGGGCGGTAAAATCAATATACAGCCGACTCTTCCGATCAAAAATCGGGACGACCTCTCCCGGGTTTATACACCGGGGGTAGCGCGTGTCTGCACATCCATTCATGAAGATCCGAAGAAAGCCTATTCGCTGACGATCAAGCGGAATACGGTAGCCGTGGTAACCGACGGTACGGCGGTACTTGGCCTTGGCGATATCGGACCGCATGCGGCAGCACCGGTGATGGAGGGGAAGGCCATGCTGTTCAAGCAGCTGGCCGGGGTCGATGCCTTCCCGATCTGCCTGGATACGAAGGACACGGAAGAGATTATCCGCACGGTGAAGTCCATTTCCCCGATCTTCGGGGGGATTAACCTGGAGGACATTTCCTCGCCGCGCTGCTTCGAGATTGAGACCCGTCTGGCCGAGGAGCTCGACATTCCGGTCTTCCACGATGACCAGCACGGTACGGCAGTGGTTGTGGTGGCAGGGCTGCTCAACGCGCTGAAGGTCGTCGGCAAGAAGATTGATAGCGTACGCATTGTGGTCAACGGGATCGGAGCGGCTGGCGTCTCCATCTGCAAAATGCTGCTGGCAGCCGGGGTAACGCGCCTTGTACCGGTCGACCGGGAAGGGGCGATCGTACGCGGCGGCAGCTACGAGCATCCGATGTGGCAGTGGCTGGCAGAGCAGCCGCAGGTGGAAGCGGAGAAAGGGACGCTGAAAGAAGTGCTCCGCGATGCCGACGTCTTTATCGGTGTATCCCGCGGCGGCCTGCTGAATGCAGACGATATCCAGACGATGGCGCCGGATCGTATCGTCTTCGCCATGGCGAATCCGGTGCCGGAGATCGATCCGGAAGAAGCCCTGCCGCATGTTCGGGTTCTCGGAACCGGACGCAGCGATTATCCGAACCAGATTAACAACGTTCTGGTCTTCCCGGGGATCTTCCGCGGGGCGCTGGATTGCCGGGCCCGCCGGATCAACGAGCCGATGAAACTGGCTGCCGCTCGCGCCATCGCATCGGTAGTGACGGAATCGGAGCTCAATGAGCATTACATTATTCCAAGCATATTTAACGAGCAGGTGGTGTCCAAGGTGCGCCGCGCGGTCATCGAAGCGGCGATCCTGACGGGAACCGCCCGCCGGACGCCGAAGGATTTTCGCTAA
- a CDS encoding winged helix-turn-helix transcriptional regulator, with the protein MEQFSLCPRVERGMKLLSKRWAALIMYQLLSGPQRFCTMESALPISGRLLSERLKDLEAEGIVKRDVFPETPVRIEYSLTDKGRALEPVLKGMEQWSQAWVDPE; encoded by the coding sequence ATGGAACAATTCTCCTTATGCCCAAGGGTGGAGAGGGGCATGAAGCTGCTGAGCAAGCGCTGGGCCGCCCTGATCATGTACCAGCTGCTCTCCGGTCCGCAGCGGTTCTGCACGATGGAATCCGCCCTGCCGATCAGCGGCAGGCTGCTCTCCGAGCGGCTCAAGGATCTGGAAGCCGAGGGGATCGTGAAGCGGGATGTCTTCCCTGAGACCCCGGTACGCATCGAGTATTCGTTAACGGACAAAGGACGGGCGCTGGAGCCGGTGCTGAAGGGAATGGAGCAGTGGTCTCAGGCCTGGGTAGATCCCGAGTAA
- a CDS encoding SPL family radical SAM protein, translating into MKPSITITSSVPSRLLNPASGYLKGYTHTLNPYGGCTFACSYCYVREMPVGKFRGEAWGSWVHIKLEAAERLERELRLAGRKGPLQIFMSSSTDPYQPVEYRTGLTRSLLEVMAASDNPAFLLVQTRSPLVTRDLDLLRSLGSRVRVSLTIETDLEPVRRAFTPSAPPLAARLKALKELVAAGIPAQAAVSPVLPSSPRLADVLASTGVTRLCVDDVFMGDGSQGKRTQRLGLHKLYEALQLEEWNRPDAYLRVIETLKTRFPEESIRISQEGFLP; encoded by the coding sequence ATGAAGCCTTCCATCACGATCACTTCCTCAGTTCCCTCCCGGCTCCTGAATCCGGCTTCAGGCTATCTCAAGGGCTACACGCACACGCTCAATCCGTACGGAGGCTGTACCTTCGCCTGTTCCTACTGTTACGTGCGGGAGATGCCGGTAGGCAAGTTCCGGGGCGAAGCCTGGGGTTCCTGGGTCCATATCAAGCTGGAGGCCGCCGAACGGCTTGAACGGGAGCTTAGACTCGCCGGCCGCAAAGGCCCCCTGCAGATCTTCATGTCTTCGAGTACTGATCCGTACCAGCCTGTGGAATACCGGACGGGCCTGACCCGCTCCCTGCTGGAAGTCATGGCCGCCTCGGATAACCCCGCGTTTCTGCTCGTACAGACCCGCAGCCCCCTGGTCACCAGAGACCTGGATCTGCTGCGCAGTCTCGGCTCCCGTGTCCGTGTATCCCTGACGATCGAGACGGATCTGGAGCCCGTACGCCGGGCCTTCACACCCTCTGCTCCTCCCCTGGCCGCCCGCCTGAAGGCGCTGAAGGAGCTGGTGGCCGCCGGTATTCCCGCTCAAGCCGCGGTCTCTCCCGTGCTGCCGAGCTCGCCCCGCCTGGCGGACGTGCTGGCCTCCACCGGCGTCACCCGCTTATGCGTCGATGATGTCTTCATGGGCGACGGAAGCCAGGGAAAGCGGACGCAGCGCCTGGGCCTCCACAAGCTCTATGAAGCCCTTCAGCTGGAGGAATGGAACCGCCCCGACGCCTATCTCCGGGTCATCGAGACCCTGAAGACCCGTTTCCCCGAGGAAAGCATCCGTATAAGCCAGGAAGGGTTTCTGCCGTGA
- a CDS encoding MOSC domain-containing protein codes for MARTCYEARVAAVLAARQPKSFVTSREPELAIELGGIPGDRHYGLFRKADSRQSFYPRGTLIANRRQISIVSAEECDLIAGAMGIPEVRPEWLGANLLLEGYPQLTSLPVGSRLLFPEACGLIGEGENPPCKGPGKEIAEALQLPDLAGRFVKAAKHRRGIVCSVEREGRIREGDTVRIFLP; via the coding sequence ATGGCCCGAACCTGCTATGAAGCCCGGGTAGCCGCCGTCCTGGCTGCCAGGCAGCCGAAGAGCTTCGTTACCTCACGGGAGCCGGAGCTCGCGATAGAGCTCGGCGGGATCCCCGGTGACCGTCACTATGGGCTCTTCCGCAAAGCCGACAGCCGGCAGTCCTTCTATCCCCGGGGGACGCTTATCGCCAACCGGCGTCAGATCTCCATCGTTTCCGCGGAAGAGTGTGACCTGATCGCCGGAGCGATGGGCATCCCGGAGGTAAGGCCGGAATGGCTCGGAGCCAATCTGCTGCTCGAAGGCTATCCGCAGCTCACCTCGCTGCCCGTGGGCTCACGTCTGCTGTTCCCAGAGGCCTGCGGGCTGATCGGTGAAGGCGAGAATCCGCCGTGTAAAGGCCCAGGCAAGGAGATCGCAGAGGCCCTGCAGCTCCCCGACCTCGCCGGCCGGTTCGTCAAAGCAGCCAAGCACCGCCGGGGGATTGTCTGCTCGGTGGAACGAGAGGGGCGAATCCGCGAGGGGGACACCGTCCGGATCTTTCTTCCGTAA
- a CDS encoding aldolase catalytic domain-containing protein, whose amino-acid sequence MTRDHHKILDCTIRDGGLVNNWDFSVQFVKDMYYGLSEAGVEYMEIGYKNSAKLLKGAEAGPWRFLNEDFLKEVLPQKTDTKLSALVDIGRVDEKDILPREQSLLDLIRVACYIKDVDKALDLVQKFHDFGYETTINIMALSHVMENDLNEAFEEIAKSPVDVVYIVDSYGSMDYKDVDYLVSKFQRLLPNKKLGLHMHNNQQLAFSNTIMGAAKGVEFLDTSVYGMGRAAGNCPTELLVSHLKNPKYDLRPVLGIIEKHMVSMREKWEWGYIIPYMIAGVLNDHPRAAMAARAGEDKDKYTEFYDKLTSPEVMPAGAAD is encoded by the coding sequence ATGACCAGAGACCATCATAAAATTCTGGACTGCACGATCCGCGACGGCGGACTCGTCAACAACTGGGACTTCAGCGTCCAATTCGTTAAGGACATGTACTACGGACTGAGCGAAGCCGGCGTCGAATATATGGAAATCGGATATAAGAACTCGGCGAAGCTGCTCAAGGGCGCGGAGGCAGGTCCATGGCGCTTCCTGAACGAGGACTTCCTGAAGGAAGTCCTTCCGCAGAAGACGGATACGAAGCTGTCCGCCCTCGTGGATATCGGACGCGTCGACGAGAAGGACATCCTTCCGCGCGAACAGAGCCTGCTCGATCTGATCCGCGTAGCCTGCTACATTAAAGATGTGGACAAGGCCCTCGATCTCGTCCAGAAGTTCCACGATTTCGGCTACGAGACGACGATCAACATCATGGCCCTCTCCCACGTCATGGAGAACGATCTTAACGAAGCGTTCGAAGAGATCGCGAAGAGTCCGGTCGATGTCGTTTACATCGTCGACTCTTACGGCAGCATGGACTACAAGGATGTCGATTACCTCGTATCGAAATTCCAGCGCCTGCTCCCTAACAAGAAGCTCGGCCTGCATATGCACAACAACCAGCAGCTCGCCTTCTCCAACACGATTATGGGCGCTGCAAAAGGCGTAGAGTTCCTCGATACGTCCGTATACGGCATGGGCCGTGCGGCAGGGAACTGCCCGACCGAGCTGCTCGTCAGCCACCTCAAGAATCCGAAGTACGATCTGCGTCCGGTTCTCGGCATTATCGAGAAGCACATGGTCTCGATGCGCGAGAAGTGGGAGTGGGGCTACATCATCCCGTACATGATCGCAGGCGTACTGAACGACCACCCGCGCGCAGCCATGGCGGCCCGTGCCGGCGAAGACAAGGACAAGTACACCGAGTTCTACGACAAGCTGACCTCGCCTGAAGTGATGCCTGCCGGCGCAGCTGACTAA
- a CDS encoding NUDIX hydrolase, translated as MLEYNVAFLRRGDLLLMLNRSKPPLLGLWNGVGGKLEPGESPLESVLREIGEETGLALKEDAIRFGGIVTWEIDGRMAGGMYAYTADAGSGDLGGLPRETADGILAWKPAAWVLNPENRGVAGHVQYFLPPMLEKSPAAEYRCLFREGQLLTCECLPLDLSLYT; from the coding sequence GTGCTCGAATATAATGTTGCTTTCCTTCGCAGGGGAGATCTTCTCCTTATGCTTAACCGGAGCAAGCCGCCTCTTCTCGGCTTATGGAACGGTGTCGGCGGGAAGCTGGAGCCGGGCGAAAGCCCCCTGGAGAGCGTCCTGCGCGAGATCGGGGAAGAAACAGGACTGGCCTTAAAGGAGGATGCCATCCGTTTTGGAGGCATTGTAACCTGGGAGATCGACGGCCGGATGGCCGGCGGCATGTACGCGTACACGGCGGACGCCGGTTCGGGGGATCTCGGCGGCTTGCCCCGTGAGACGGCGGACGGCATTCTGGCTTGGAAACCGGCGGCCTGGGTGCTGAATCCGGAGAACCGCGGCGTGGCCGGGCACGTCCAATACTTTTTGCCGCCCATGCTAGAGAAGTCTCCTGCTGCAGAGTACCGGTGCCTCTTTCGGGAGGGCCAGCTGCTGACCTGTGAGTGCCTGCCGCTGGATCTGTCTCTTTATACCTAG
- a CDS encoding S-layer homology domain-containing protein translates to MRRIASLTLTSLLMLSLSPLLAHGAEPAKPKGSASPAVSVLTDTYGGVRMEVQPGEVKKETPKDGRPENKVILDRTKLKEAFGRLKDQAAGQPAVTAVIPSTESTVKIHIADAVLDEARQTVPGAYLLLQLPEVSYKLPVGFSAKAAEELKVPPANVTVIVTIKSMPDSALGTARERLKAAGASEILPAPVDFKITGQRTNGQTVDLTRVGSAYVQRVLTLPASVDPSTVTAVTYANGEISFVPALFNYNQATVLSPGGGWFTIVSSSKEFTDTAGHWAEADIRLLASKLLVKGTSASEFSPDKPVTRAEFAAMLTRALGLPDNRGASAKYSDVGKYTWFAGPVGAASAAGLVDGYDDGTFKPNARISREQMAVMLTKARAYGSGLQGLPKTVDLSAVSIPVFEDGAKIASWASEPVTEVLAVGLMEGVTPEKFAPKENATRAQAVVLLKRLLVSLKLVNPV, encoded by the coding sequence ATGAGACGAATCGCTTCGCTTACGCTCACATCGCTGCTCATGCTCAGCCTGTCCCCGCTCCTTGCGCACGGTGCCGAGCCCGCCAAACCGAAGGGAAGTGCATCCCCCGCCGTTTCCGTACTGACGGACACGTATGGGGGCGTCCGAATGGAGGTGCAGCCGGGGGAGGTCAAAAAGGAGACTCCGAAGGACGGCCGGCCGGAGAACAAGGTTATCCTTGACCGTACCAAGCTGAAGGAAGCCTTCGGCCGGCTCAAGGATCAGGCGGCGGGGCAGCCGGCGGTGACCGCTGTGATTCCTTCGACGGAGAGTACGGTCAAGATCCATATTGCGGACGCCGTCCTGGATGAAGCACGTCAGACCGTGCCAGGCGCTTATCTCCTACTGCAGCTGCCGGAAGTCAGCTACAAGCTGCCTGTCGGGTTCTCCGCCAAAGCGGCGGAGGAGCTGAAGGTGCCGCCGGCTAACGTGACGGTGATCGTCACGATCAAGTCGATGCCGGACTCGGCTCTCGGGACGGCGAGGGAGCGGCTGAAGGCTGCGGGAGCTTCGGAGATCCTGCCTGCACCTGTCGACTTCAAGATTACCGGCCAGCGGACGAACGGCCAGACGGTGGATCTGACGCGCGTAGGCTCCGCTTATGTGCAGAGGGTGCTCACCCTCCCTGCATCCGTGGATCCTTCCACAGTGACGGCCGTGACTTACGCCAATGGAGAGATTTCGTTCGTTCCCGCCCTGTTCAACTATAACCAGGCGACCGTACTGTCCCCTGGAGGCGGCTGGTTCACCATCGTATCGAGCAGCAAGGAATTCACGGATACAGCCGGACACTGGGCGGAAGCGGACATCCGCCTGCTGGCTTCGAAGCTGCTGGTCAAAGGCACCTCAGCCTCCGAGTTCTCGCCGGACAAACCGGTGACGCGGGCGGAGTTCGCAGCGATGCTCACACGTGCGCTGGGGCTGCCCGATAACCGCGGGGCCTCGGCCAAGTACAGCGATGTCGGCAAATATACCTGGTTTGCCGGCCCGGTGGGCGCCGCTTCGGCCGCCGGCCTGGTGGACGGCTACGATGACGGGACCTTCAAGCCGAATGCCCGGATTTCCCGCGAGCAGATGGCGGTGATGCTGACCAAGGCGCGGGCCTATGGCAGCGGGCTGCAGGGCCTGCCGAAGACGGTGGATCTCTCAGCTGTATCGATTCCTGTTTTTGAGGATGGAGCCAAGATCGCATCGTGGGCCTCGGAGCCGGTCACCGAAGTGCTTGCAGTCGGACTGATGGAGGGCGTGACCCCGGAGAAGTTCGCGCCGAAGGAGAATGCGACCCGTGCCCAGGCGGTCGTGCTGCTGAAACGCCTGCTCGTCAGCTTGAAGCTGGTCAACCCGGTGTAG